In Ipomoea triloba cultivar NCNSP0323 chromosome 15, ASM357664v1, one genomic interval encodes:
- the LOC116007096 gene encoding katanin p60 ATPase-containing subunit A1-like: MGGTSLAGLQDHLKLAREYAIEGLYDTAIIFFDGAVAQINKHVSTVDDPLLRSKWMNVKKAISEETEVVKQLDAEKRSFKEVHVGRRPFSPPISTKSSSFVFQPLDEYPTSSGPMDDPDVWRPPPSRDTTTRRSARAGQVGMRKSPQDGAWARSSTKTGTSGRGGKTGGSIKANSGVRASTTGKKGNGKSAKVDSVNGDSEDGKAKKVEYEGPDADLAAMLERDVLDSSPGVRWDDVAGLSEAKRLLEEAVVLPLWMPEYFQGIRRPWKGVLMFGPPGTGKTLLAKAVATECGTTFFNVSSATLASKWRGESERMVRCLFDLARAYAPSTIFIDEIDSLCNARGASGEHESSRRVKSELLVQVDGVNNTSTNEDGTRKIVMVLAATNFPWDIDEALRRRLEKRIYIPLPNFESRKELIRINLKTVEVAADVDIDEVARRTEGYSGDDLTNVCRDASLNGMRRKIAGKTRDEIKNMAKDEISKDPVEMCDFVEALKKVQPSVSAADIEKHEKWSSEFGSS; this comes from the exons ATGGGGGGCACTTCATTAGCTGGATTACAGGATCATTTGAAGTTGGCTAGAGAATACGCAATTGAAGGCCTTTATGATACTGCCATTATCTTCTTCGATGGTGCTGTTGCTCAGATCAATAA GCATGTAAGCACAGTTGATGACCCTTTGCTTCGTTCAAAGTGGATGAATGTAAAGAAAGCAATATCCGAAGAGACAGAAGTAGTAAAACAGCTTGATGCAGAGAAGAGGTCTTTCAAAGAGGTTCATGTTGGTAGGCGCCCATTTTCACCTCCGATTTCAACCAAGTCATCATCCTTTGTCTTCCAACCACTGGATGAATATCCAACTTCATCTGGTCCAATGGATGATCCTGATGTTTGGAGACCACCACCAAGTCGAGACACCACAACTAGGAGATCTGCAAGAGCAGGTCAAGTTGGCATGAGAAAGTCCCCTCAAGATGGAGCTTGGGCACGCAGTTCTACCAAAACAGGAACATCTGGCCGGGGGGGAAAAACTGGTGGTTCTATTAAGGCTAACTCTGGGGTTCGAGCATCAACTACAGGAAAGAAAGGGAATGGAAAGTCTGCAAAAGTGGACTCAGTG AATGGTGACAGTGAAGATGGGAAGGCTAAAAAAGTGGAATATGAAGGTCCTGATGCAGACTTGGCAGCTATGCTTGAGAGAGATGTCTTGGATTCGAGCCCTGGTGTGAGATGGGATGATGTTGCAGGGTTAAGTGAGGCAAAAAGACTTTTGGAGGAGGCAGTGGTTCTCCCGTTATGGATGCCTGAATATTTCCAG GGAATCCGGAGACCATGGAAAGGTGTTCTTATGTTTGGTCCTCCTGGTACTGGGAAGACTCTTTTGGCCAAAGCTGTTGCTACTGAGTGTGGGACAACATTTTTCAATGTTTCTTCTGCTACGTTGGCTTCAAAATGGCGTGGCGAAAGTGAACGTATGGTTCGGTGCTTGTTTGACCTAGCTCGTGCTTATGCACCCAGTACAATATtcattgatgaaattgattcaCTTTGCAATGCTAGAGG GGCTTCAGGAGAGCATGAATCATCCCGAAGGGTGAAGTCTGAACTACTTGTTCAAGTAGATGGTGTAAACAATACTTCCACTAATGAGGACGGAACTCGAAAAATAGTGATGGTTTTGGCAGCTACAAATTTCCCTTGGGATATAGATGAAGCATTGAG GAGACGACTAGAAAAGCGTATATACATCCCCCTTCCAAATTTTGAAAGCCGCAAGGAGCTGATACGGATCAATTTGAAAACTGTGGAG GTAGCGGCCGATGTGGATATTGATGAAGTGGCTCGAAGAACTGAGGGATACAGCGGGGACGACTTGACAAACGTGTGCAGAGATGCGTCTTTGAATGGGATGAGGCGGAAGATAGCCGGGAAGACAAGAGACGAGATAAAGAACATGGCGAAGGACGAGATTTCAAAGGATCCGGTGGAAATGTGTGACTTCGTGGAAGCACTGAAGAAAGTCCAACCAAGTGTTTCTGCAGCTGACATTGAGAAGCATGAAAAGTGGTCTTCAGAATTTGGTTCTTCTTAA